The following proteins are co-located in the Spirosoma montaniterrae genome:
- a CDS encoding YpdA family putative bacillithiol disulfide reductase, which yields MQIYDVIIVGGGPCGLAAGIEATKAGLSHLILEMGSLTESIRQYPRRMRFFSTAENIEIGGLPFPISGVKAGRDEALQYYRKAAAYYHLNFKLFQQVRDVTKNDDLFTVSTTAGEQYQARKVIMATGYFTLPRWLGIPGEDLPHVSHYYDEPFKYSFTNVVIIGGSNSTVEAALELYRHDVNITIVHRGDDFRKTVKYWLVPDVKNRVKEGKIHTRFDSVVTQISEKSVTINNLKTGEEEQLPADFVLVLTGYIPDADLLRRCGIDLDPNTQVPVYDKETFETNVPGLYVCGTVMAGIFTEKVFIENGREHAQAILDHIMGREVHKVAELIERI from the coding sequence ATGCAGATCTACGACGTTATTATTGTGGGTGGTGGCCCCTGCGGACTGGCAGCCGGTATTGAAGCCACCAAAGCCGGACTGAGTCATTTGATTCTGGAAATGGGGAGCCTGACCGAATCGATTCGGCAGTATCCGCGCCGGATGCGCTTTTTCAGCACCGCCGAAAACATCGAGATTGGTGGCCTGCCCTTTCCAATTTCGGGCGTGAAAGCCGGACGCGACGAAGCTCTGCAATACTACCGAAAAGCAGCCGCGTATTATCATCTGAATTTCAAGTTGTTTCAGCAGGTCCGGGACGTTACCAAAAACGACGACCTGTTTACGGTATCGACCACTGCGGGCGAACAGTATCAGGCCCGTAAAGTAATTATGGCAACGGGTTATTTTACCCTGCCGCGCTGGCTTGGCATTCCCGGCGAAGACCTGCCGCACGTGTCGCATTATTATGATGAACCGTTCAAGTATTCGTTCACCAATGTGGTCATCATCGGTGGCTCGAACTCAACAGTCGAAGCTGCGCTGGAACTCTACCGCCACGACGTCAACATCACAATTGTTCATCGGGGCGACGATTTCCGCAAAACCGTGAAATACTGGCTGGTTCCCGACGTAAAAAATCGCGTCAAAGAAGGCAAAATACACACTCGCTTCGACTCGGTAGTAACGCAGATTAGCGAGAAATCGGTAACGATCAATAACCTGAAAACGGGCGAAGAAGAGCAACTCCCAGCCGATTTTGTGCTGGTACTGACGGGATATATTCCCGATGCCGACCTGTTGCGCCGGTGCGGCATTGACCTCGACCCCAATACGCAGGTACCGGTGTATGACAAAGAAACGTTTGAAACGAACGTACCGGGCCTCTACGTCTGCGGCACTGTTATGGCGGGTATTTTCACGGAAAAG